The proteins below come from a single Zea mays cultivar B73 chromosome 8, Zm-B73-REFERENCE-NAM-5.0, whole genome shotgun sequence genomic window:
- the LOC100276424 gene encoding CASP-like protein 5B2, producing MAGLAGRPGSWGGLVLRVGQALFAAACIGVMGSSLGFASYTAFCYLIASMGLQMLWSFGLACLDGYAIRANKDLTSPILLSLFVVGDWVTAILSFAASSSAAGVVILFQKDVLFCRRYPQLPCGKYELATAFAFLSWALSATSALIMFWLLAAF from the exons ATGGCCGGGCTGGCGGGGAGGCCTGGTTCCTGGGGCGGCCTGGTGCTGCGGGTGGGGCAGGCTCTCTTCGCCGCCGCCTGCATCGGCGTCATGGGCAGCTCGCTCGGATTCGCCAGCTACACCGCCTTCTG CTACTTGATTGCGTCAATGGGGCTTCAAATGCTGTGGAGTTTCGGACTTGCATGTCTTGATGGATATGCCATTAGAGCCAATAAAGATCTCACCAGTCCCATTCTATTGAGCTTGTTTGTCGTTGGAGACTGG GTAACAGCAATCCTGTCATTCGCCGCATCAAGCTCAGCTGCCGGTGTAGTAATCCTATTTCAAAAGGACGTGCTCTTCTGCAGAAGGTATCCCCAGCTCCCCTGCGGAAAATACGAGCTCGCCACGGCGTTCGCCTTCCTGTCTTGGGCGCTCAGTGCGACATCAGCATTGATCATGTTTTGGCTCCTGGCTGCGTTCTGA
- the LOC100276424 gene encoding CASP-like protein 5B2 isoform X1, with amino-acid sequence MDPYCCDCLFSDVHYLIASMGLQMLWSFGLACLDGYAIRANKDLTSPILLSLFVVGDWVTAILSFAASSSAAGVVILFQKDVLFCRRYPQLPCGKYELATAFAFLSWALSATSALIMFWLLAAF; translated from the exons ATGGATCCTTATTGCTGTGATTGCTTATTTTCTGATGTTCA CTACTTGATTGCGTCAATGGGGCTTCAAATGCTGTGGAGTTTCGGACTTGCATGTCTTGATGGATATGCCATTAGAGCCAATAAAGATCTCACCAGTCCCATTCTATTGAGCTTGTTTGTCGTTGGAGACTGG GTAACAGCAATCCTGTCATTCGCCGCATCAAGCTCAGCTGCCGGTGTAGTAATCCTATTTCAAAAGGACGTGCTCTTCTGCAGAAGGTATCCCCAGCTCCCCTGCGGAAAATACGAGCTCGCCACGGCGTTCGCCTTCCTGTCTTGGGCGCTCAGTGCGACATCAGCATTGATCATGTTTTGGCTCCTGGCTGCGTTCTGA
- the LOC100277784 gene encoding uncharacterized protein LOC100277784: MEGLIPFIYRAVVRYRKEEGRVSLGDLFFDEPSSPTSYFRLPGGADSARYQQVTSSDLLTSQTTTSTASSGAAGVARRRSPMRCPSHRRRPVSPDP, encoded by the coding sequence ATGGAAGGCCTCATCCCGTTCATCTACAGGGCCGTCGTGCGGTACAGGAAGGAGGAAGGGCGGGTCTCCCTCGGCGACCTCTTCTTCGACGAGCCCTCCTCGCCGACGTCCTACTTCCGTCTCCCGGGCGGCGCCGACTCCGCCCGGTACCAGCAGGTGACGTCGAGCGACCTGTTGACATCCCAGACGACTACGTCGACGGCCAGCTCCGGTGCAGCCGGCGTGGCGCGACGACGCTCTCCGATGAGGTGCCCGTCGCACCGCCGGCGCCCGGTCTCCCCGGACCCGTGA